One Citrus sinensis cultivar Valencia sweet orange chromosome 5, DVS_A1.0, whole genome shotgun sequence genomic window, AAACGttttaaagtcaaatttttaattagtgtATTCAAAGGtataaaagattttagtattattttttaaaaaattttaggatatgaatgataatttttttcaaattttaaagatgtaagaatctttttttctgataatttatttcacttttGAGAGAATCCGAAAACGTTAATTTAACATTCTTTACCtttatcttttcaaaaaaaaaaaaaaaattctttacctttgtgaaaaaagtgaaaatcaaGAActattcaattttgtttttatttgtaattcaaaaactttattcatttttgGATGCTTTTCAAAAGAGATTCCTTTAAATCCTTTTGGTGTCTGCAGCTCCTGCCATTCTCATAAATCTCCATCCCACATCTACACTATCAAACAAGTTGATGGAAagtcttataaaaaaaaaaaagttgatggAAATTGATCAATTGCTTTTTGAAGTGGACCCATTGAGTCATGTTCATTTCTGATCATTGTCTACTCTTTCTATCAGCCATTTATTTTGACCATTTGCGATCTTATCTGGACCTACTCCAATTATTGTTGGAACTCCAATGGTTGTATCTACAGTCGAATGTAATATAGTGACAGCTCTTTCTTTGAGAAACTAGAGGGACCTTACAGTTCATATAAATTTCGCTACCTTACAGTTCATACGGTCTTGCTGTTAATGAATTTGCTGAGGCATTATTGATCCAATCTGAGTGAAGTAATTGTggctgaaaaataaataaaggataaGAGAACGTAGCTGAAGTGCTGAAGGGGCTATTAAAGAAGAGTGTCACTTGATCACAATCACATTGATGCACAATTCACTTGGCAAATTTCGACTATGCGTACTGCAAATTCAGCCAAACCATACATGCATGAACAAAACTAAAATGTAGTTCTAATCACAACTGCAGTTATGATGTTTACCCCtctgatttttctccaaaacaaattcagttcaaaacaataatcaaaataGCCACATTTTGTTCGTCAAAATAAATGcccaaattttcaattaacaaATCATCTTCTCTAAACTAAAAAGCCCACATCTCTAAAATCAATCTACATAATGTTGGACACGAGGGGTGAATTGTTAACTCAGTAAAAAAACTCATGCAtaatattactaataataaaaaatatatattaatcattataaagaatcataaattagaaaaattaatcattttataatttattacacaAGTAAGATAAATCTCATAATAAgttataacataaaaaaaacgttatcaatatataatcatttaagaagtcatttaacaataaaatcgTTCTTTGATCAGTTGGTCATGTCACATAATATCATCTATATTTATggtgataatattattactcaGTATTCTCAAAAAACATGATTTAACATTTAGAGGAAATTCttgccttttaaaaaaaacatgtatGCAACAGCTACCCATGCTTTATCTTACCATGacaaatattttctcaatgagagaaatttttttaaaaattgatttaatgcacaaatatgatgatttttccaaaaattagtTTTGGAAAATATAGTGAGAGAAAATAGTGACGATTATTGTTTAGATGTATAAATAGCCTAAACATAATCCTTAATACCAATATCCATATGCATCTTATCATCTTTCATGATGTTCTTTCATTTATGTCCATTGGTTcaagatttgaatttgatcattaaatcatgttcaataatattagagATTCCAACAATTGAGTACCAACTTAAATCCCAATGTTATGTGTCATTGACCAATTATGTGTCATTGACCAATTTTGTGTCATTTTGTTATTAACTAGGTGATGAATTTCTAGTTGATAAAATCacttaaaaatatcttaaaaattagACAATAGTTTGCTTAATTTTTCCAAGTTAACTGCTCAAGATGCTCTATTATAAATGATAAcctaattatattcataaaaaatgatatatttttttgtggtgTTGATAATGAGATTATCATTCAACgttttaaaatgtgaaaacATATGGAAGACGGTTGTAAattgattgaatgaaaatatttcagTGAAGTCTCAAAAATTTGGTACTTGTTGTCTTATCGAAAGTTTTCTAAATTATATTCGTGGCACAGCCACTATCCAAACCATACAAGTCCAAAGCTATCCAAACCATACCTGCAAGTCCGGGGCTTAAATGGAGTACTTCTAAGCAAAAAAACATtgattaaaatagaatatatACATACAGACACACATACATACCAGCATATTCAAAATAGCAAAAGGAGTGCAAAAGTTCAAGTTTGTAGACAACATTGCAACCATAGCATGTTTATAGCAAATCCTCAAAATCTGCTAAATAAAACAATGCCCTGTCTCATGAATCAATGctgaattaaaattgaaactgAAAGTCTGGATGGTGTTGTTTGTtgagaatgtcaaataaaacgGCATTGAAGGAAGTTTTCAAAGGCAGAATCCGCACTTGTCAAAGACACGATCCGCACCGAACGGATCGACACATTTCCTTCCGTATTCACATATgtaatctttgaaaaaatgtaGCTTCTGCATCTATAAATAACGCTCAGTGTATAATGTTTTattcaagaaataaaaacaagtttCTACATGGTATCAGAGTCATGAATGCGCTCAAGTTTCTTCAAGTTTCGCTGCTCTGTTTGTCACAAAAACAGAGGAAACCAAATTCGTCCCACAACCATTTTTTCCACCATTTTCTTCCTTAAAATCATTCCTAACATTACAGAAATCCATGCCGATCAAAAAACATGAAAGACAAATTACACATGTGCAGTAACCAATGATCATATTTCGTTACTGTCAAACACAATGCATCTGAGCAAAACATTGGAAGCCAACACCAGAATACATATgaataaacaattaaagatAGAGAAAAAAGGCTTAAACCTTGGGgggaaaaagtgaaaaaacatGAAAGACAAATTACACATGTGCAGTAACCATCGAACTTATCAGTGACAGCTGCATCCATTACATTGCTCCAACAACACAATGGCAAACCACCAGTTTCAAATTGAGGATAGCTATCGAGAATGAGAAAGTGTCCAAAACGTCATAAATAGGCATGTTCCTATTGTGCATAATTTACATTATAGGCAAATATTCTTATACCGTCAAAGGCAAAACATGACACTAACAATtgattcccccccccccccccaacaaccaaaaaaaaaggaaaaaacaatACAGAAAAGATTGAAACAGATAAGGCTACACTGAGCACAGGATGCCATGAAACATAATCCAGGaaccaaattaataaaaaaggaagCCAAACCATTATTTAACAATCTGTTTTGTATTTGGGAAAGTCTGATAAAATCTACTTAGGGATAATTAGAGAACCTCAACTATTAATCACACCTCATAAATGAACTAACATTAACCATCTACCATCCCCACGTCACACAAACATTCTCTATACTTCTGAACCTAATACTTCCATCTTCAAtcggggttttttttttctttttttttttggggggggggggggggaagctATCAATTTTCTAAGCTTGCTTAGCTTCTGTGTGGGATTGAAATGCTGATTTCGAATCACTAACAGTAAAATTGGAAGCTCATGAAAAAACAGttttatctcaaaattacATCTCGATATAAATTCTCTTTTCATTTCCTTCAACTTTCTAATTAAGCTTAAAAAATGTACCTTCAACCACAAAGgggtttaaaatttaaaatataaaaaataaattcagataacaataattaatttaattaaaaatataaatagagttacagagaaagagaaaatagagAAAGACCTAATGTTGAGTCCTTTGGCGCATGTCTCTTCATAGGTCCGAACCATTTCTTCGGGCGTGGGTTACGGCCGAGATTGGATAATGATGGAGGAGGAGAAGATTAGCGATGACGACGCCGATGAAATGGAAGATGGCGACGGACGGTAGTGACCAGCGGAGGCGGAAGATGGCGGTATGGGCCATTGCTTGCGCGTCGGTGAGTGAGAGAGTGAAGGGTTTTGGGAAATGAAAAATGCAAATGTTTGATTTTGTTGCTAGAAACTTCTTCTGCCGCTGCCTTTTATTTTcgctataataataataataatttgttaatcaaatattttcttaaaaaagataaatttctacaagaaaatttatattaaatcaaattgtaaAAATGTCTATTAGGGTTAATTTCtccttaatattattattagttgaaGTAGATTTTCGAATTAGTCTTGATATATTTCAGAGTTgtattataaatgtataagTATCTGGAttgcaattatatttttaaaaaatataatttttttaattattgcacAATAAATGTAGATAGtatctataaaataatattattaggactatgaaaaaaatattattttagagaagttatttatttattattgaatgaataatttattaacttattggtaaatgaatatttactaatttaaagagagattttttttttgattttaagaAGAGTTTTGTTGGTACATATTCATACTTATAAAGAAACACAAAAAGTAGTTCCTCAAGTCAATTGTATTTGCTTTAATTCGTAATAATATATCTTAATCAAGAAACTTGTAATTATACtatatctttctttctttgttcagTTTGGTGGGACATTGTGATAAATCATtggattaaaatgcatttCTAAATGAAAACTTGTTAAAACCTAATTCATTTGGGAAccatattttatttgtcaGTCGTATTTCTCAACTTAGCAAGTTATTTCTAACTTATCGGTCTCTATTGGTTTTCTTAAGTGCCTGTTTGATATGACTTATTTAATGGcaataagtgcttatttaatctcataagctcttatcataatttttgttattgtttggttgtttttctaataaagtttttgaagcttaaataagtaattttaccTCTCTTaacaaaagctcaaattttgagttttttggGAGTAGAGATTGAAAAACTTTTTCAAATGTCAAAATATCTATAATATCCTCTACTTATTTAACaatcttatttattgttttcataatataactttaaaagacttgtctattaaagtaatttcataaatttttaataaaaactcttattgacaaccaaacaactaattttttttagcaaaacCTCTACTTAAATAAGTTCTACTTGAAAAACTGTATCAAACGGAGCTTAAAGTTAATAGTCTCTTATCTCCCACATTTGATATCTTAATGGTATCAGCGTGTTACCTAAGATTGGGATTCATTAAAATCCTCAATGTAATCGGTGGAATGAAATGGATTTTTATAACCTCCTTGAAGGTTTTACGATAAACATAAATCTATTGACAAAGTgggcaaaaagaaaatgcatataAAAGTATGAGTTATCAGATAAGATTAAAACTCACCCAATTCAATCCATCAGATTCCGTAAGGATATAACTGGATGTCATACCGCCACTCCATATCCTCGAAAGTCTGTAGTCCTTGTCTCAACTGTGTCTCGGGCCAGTGTAAGTCCAATTTGCGCAAGCTCTTTATGCACCACAGCTCTTCTGGAAGCTTTCTCAAGTAAGCACATGGGTTGACAATTAAGCTTTCAAGTTTCGGCATTGCTCCAGCCCCCATCGTCCACTCATCTAGCCAATACATTGATTTCAAGTGCAAAACCTTAAGTTCGGAAAAGCTACTCAAGCCAACACAAGCAAGCTTTCTTCCTAAATACGAGTTCTGCTTCAGTTTCAGCACTCGAAGGCATGGAAGATTTTCCAGAATTGGCATGGGATCCTCCATTAGCTCAGTATTTGATAAGCTCAGTTGGATCAGACTTGGGGGAAATTGGTATTCAGACAGGACAATCCGTGAGGGCTTGCTCTCATTCACCAGCTTCAAGCATTCAAGTTTGTGGAGTTCGCAAAGGCTTTTGGAAACCCCAGATTGATAGCAACTCAAATCTCCAGATATCCGAAGAGTCTGAACACTAGGTAGTCTGCCCAATATATCAGGAGTACAACTACTAGGGTTTAAAGCTGAtatgaaaatgagatttttcagAGAgctagaataattttttggagGTGCGGGCAGAGTGATAGAACCAAAGTTTAGATGCATGAGTTTTTGCATCATCCAAATATCCTCTGGTGACTGATCTATGTAGCTAGATGGCATTTCTAGTGTTTCAAGGTTTAAAAGGGTGCATAGCAGTGAAGGAAGGCATTTGAGCGAAGGgatattcaatttcaaatactTCAAAAGGAATGAATTTTCTAATCCGGGTGGATATTGGTCCAGGACTGCAGAACCCATGCTCAATACCCGAAGGTATTTgaaccatttaaaaaaattctcgCAATCTTTCGGATTAAGATGATCGCTTTCTGAACTGTGATTCAGAAAAGATTGGAGATAGATGTAAGAATattctaaagaaaagaagtcAATCAGATTTTCCCAAATGATGTACCGTTTAACATTTGCCCTTGATTCCTTTTCCATTCCAGGCATCCAGAGAAATCCCGTCTCCTGTGCCAACAATAACAATGAAGTATATACAAAACTTGGAACATAACACGCTTTAATTGTGCCTCCGGCGCTTCTCTTACTCACTTGAATGAAGCCGCGATGGATTAGTTCTTTCAAGTAATGTTCGGCACTTTCTTCACTATGGTATGAAACCTTCAGCTACCCACAACTGATATAATTGCCGCGTGGATATCTCAATACTTGGAGGGAAGACACACAAATAGATGCAGCAGACTTTCAAGTGAAAAGGCAAGTCCATCACTGAAAAAATTTGCCTCCAAATTGTCGGAATCGCTTCGCCTTGAACATAATTTTCTAATGGCATACTTCCATAGTGTAGGATGAAAAATTGCCAGGCTTCATGCTTTAATCTGATCAATGGTCCTCCAATGAGCACCGAATCAAGCCGAATCTTCTCTCCATTTTCCATTTCCAACGACGCAAGGAGGTCTGGATCAGTGACCAATATCAATACTCTGCTTCCATTCTGATTATTTGGAAGAACTTCTTCAAGATCATCCCATATCTCAATGTTATCGCAGACATCATCAAGCACAATAAAGTACTTCCTGTTTGTTAGGTAATCTCGAAGAATAGATTCCTTGAATTGATAATCTTCACCGATAATTACACTAACCCGAGATGGAGGCATCACAGACTTGATTATGTCATCCAATAGCTTGCCCAAATCGTAGAATACAGAAACCCTGACCCAAGCAAGACAGTCAAAATAGAACTTGACATGATTATTGTTGTAAGTATCTGCAGCAAAAGCAGTCCTATCGAAGCCACTGCTGTCGAGAATTGCAACCACTGAAAGCCCAGATGGTCCCTCAATCAATACATCAAACAACTTCTCTCTGCCCCTTTCAAATTCACTGATATCGAGCCGAGGTTGTCCCTCATTCAATAGGTGAATGATTTCGTTACTTTTTTCACTGATATCAAAACCATTGTCGCCGGGTGGGAGTTGTTGGATCCGATTTCTAATATCAATGATTTTACTGTGGAGTCCAAAAAGAAGAGCCATTTTAGTACTGCTTTCACTTTCGTTTTGACTGTTTTGCTGCTGCATGATGTTGATGAAGAATGTGTCAATGGCTTCCTCAGATTCATGGACAAAGTCATTGATGTCCTCCAGAATTTCCAAAATACCTCCTCTTTTAACGTCTTCATCGCTTTCTTGTGCCTGCAACAGTTGCGAAAAAGGCAAAGATAATTTGGATTCATCGAATCGTTCTTTAACAAGTTGAAACAAAAGCCGAGCCATGTCAGATTCAAAGTTTCCGAGCAGAGTGGTAGCAATAATCTCGGACTCCGTTAGAAGGTTTTGAAAAAGGGGAGTTAAATTTGTTGAATCAGGCAAAGTCAACGCGCATTCTTCACCTGCTAACACCCTTTTTAACCTCTCACAAAATAGTCGGAGGTGGACGTCCAGCATATCTCCTTCTGTCTGTAGCGCCCAGAGGTATTGTTATTTGCTACAAGAAATGTTAAAAcatagagtaatgatacagccacaaactcttgtacaaacttattttgtacaaactaacatggcattaattcattggttgaatgaaaatataaaataataaaaacaaatcatgtgggctaagtgatatttaattcaaccaatcttatcatgccacgtcaatttgtacaaaataagtttgtacaagaatttgtggctatatcattactctaaaaCATATCTCCTTCTGTCCTATCTCAAAGTGGTTAGTGGTGTAAAATTAAACAccaataaaatcttatttgaagagccttTTGGTGATGCTCTTAAAACATTGTTCACATTAGCTTAAAACCAATACCATGTTTGGAAAGAAATTGTAAGGGATTAAAGAGGGTGTGCTAATGCCGTAACTGTCGCATAAGTgtcttggtttttttttaaataataataaaaaatattacttttaatttaatgtaatatttctatattattaatttttattttcttttatctttacattataattattaatataagttaataaattcattatttgttattcatattttaatttttattatattaaaaatataactaaataatataatttttaattatataataattaatatataaaattgattagtATTTATTACGTTAATACAACTAATAATAAGtacttaaatattatataaaaataaaaatataacataatattacattatttaattatattacaataactaatatataaaaattgattattatttaacaactTAATACACCTAATAATAGATacttaaatgataatttaatataactattaataaatatttatatatgaatatatttaaataatattaatttaaaattaataccaatatatatgataatataaaatattattacatgtactataatattcttaaaatattattacatgtactataatattcttaaaatattattacatgtACTATAATATTCTTACTTGGATTATTTAgcgcaatttattttattagtgaatatgttacaattattgtatcactttattatttaaattaatcaaaaaaattaatacagtacaaTATAACACCAAACATTGTACAACATTATTAGAATATAGtgctaatgcaatacaacataatacaatacacctacattaaaataatacaataaaacataatacaatacaatgtgTCAAACGCATCCTGTGTATTTTGATTACAAAAGAAGTTGGTCCTTCTTTTACTTATAAAAGATAactttatttctaaattaccACTAAACTCTTAGGTAGAATTAGTGTAATGTTAAGAGAATGTAACACAGTTTTCCATTAccatttttgaaaatagaaaGATATGGATCAGTGTATTTAAGAGTTGTCGTGAAAATCATACAATTCAATTTCctgacatatatatttatgcacATGTGCCAAAAGAATAAATAgatagaaagtaaatttacaaTCCTCACTCACTCACAATTGTTAAAGTGAATATGCATTACAACTGTGAACTGTCACTACTttagccctttttttttttttagttatagcGTGATGGAGACAGTGAACATCAAGGATAAAGTGCTCTGCTGAAAGCCAAACTTCCTTTGGTTAATTAAATCCCAATGCTGTGTGTCATTGACCATTGACCAATGTTGtgtcatttattattaactagGTGATGAATTTCtagttgataaaattacttaaaaaatatcttaaatcaGACAATagtttgcttaattttttgaagCTAACTGCTCAAGATGCTCTATTAGCAATGATAacctaattattttcattaaaaatgataaCCTAATAGGCTGTACAACAAAGTGTATGCACGGTGACTCTCAATATATACGAATGATTCTCTGAAATGACTGACAGTACATGCATGATTTTATCAGAaagaatattctaaaattatttatgtatcACCATTTGTAGTTGTACCCTCTCGAATGAAGGAGTAATCAGCAACTAAAATGAAGCCCGAAATGTACACGCATGAGGCAGTTTTTTTCTAGAAGATTGATATTTCTCTAACTAGCAAAACCATACAAGTCCAAAGCTATCCAAACCATACCTGCAAAGTCCGGGGCTTAAATGGAGTACTTCTAAGCATAAAACATTGAGTAAACAGAatgtatacacacacacagagagaCATACTTTTAATGATTGTAAAACAGAATGTATACCAGcaaattgaaaatagaaagaggagTGCAACTGTTCAAGTTTGTAGACAATATTCCAACCATGGCATATTTATAGCAAATCCTCGAAATCTGCCAAATAAACAATGCCTTGTCTCGTGAATCAAagttgaattaaaattgacaatagattaatttaaattagattgtttattctcacaacacaactctctgctatgttatttgtcacaaacattaaaatcttcatacgatgaatcctttaattgacaatagattaagttgataattaaatagtggccaattacctaattaacgaacataatcatgaaaataattcagagaataaacaaatacccaaaaagcaatagaacaattaaagcacaagaaagatctcacagtagtgatgaatcaaagcttcattatccttcaaccagaaaaataggtttagttcttcatagagagaagagaaaaattaagatctagggattatttctttttctccaatccccAAAATCCTCccttttttcacaatagattcctcccttaaatactctctctctcttctcttttagaattctatttaaaataaaatcctaatatctgaaatattaaattcgtaattacaaaaataacaaaaaatacaaaacacgttaaactaaaaactgcaggtccgcagttgacagtacgcgcccacgccttatcaacaaagttcttctgacgctcatacTTTCttcaagagaacaatcatccttaaacatcatcttatagctcaattttatcatcaatcaatagaattacacttacaaaagtaaaacacaagtaaatcactattattaagtgcaaaacattgatattaagggaagtaaacaatgcaaaactagtgcataaattgcactctaacaaattcccccacacccagatgatgcttgtcctcaagcatataactcaagattaatcccaaatctccactcaattctcatctcaacttatccaaaaacaattttaagcaagcatacctcaagaaattaagtcgATCAACATTCGAGAGACCAGGATTTTTAAAGCATAGAATCTCATAAGATAGAATAAGAACATTCAACTACcaagaagatccattcaatattcaagtgcaacaagatttaatagccctctcaataacttcactccatgcactcaaagtgtttagggtgtcatttattcactcaaatcaaatcaaagaatgctattaccataagcttgctcatatatcacatctcaatccacaaaacatgaataaaatgcaaaaatctaagggtcttaAAAGGTTTGTAGTGGGGTTAAATAggttgaatgaaaaagaaaggtttacgaaagaaaaagagatcaaaatgagaagaatgaactcattgaatgaacttatgatatcaaaatgcttatttctactcatgtcaccaagaatgtaaacatttttttttctttttttttcgatttttttctttttttttgttgttttttttcttttttttttgtttttgaatcaaacaaaagaaacgaaccttgcacaatttaattcaagcataatgcttgttgatctaattgagaaactttattagaaggtagaaaaagcaacaaaatatatccacacaatgagtccaaaaatctccttaaattgaggctcaaaaaagaagaaaaatggttaagtaGACGGAGAGAATTAGATGGGTGATTGTTAAGTCTCAAACAAAAGTAGCAAATAAAGGTCTTCGggtagagaaaaaggaaaatgtgagaatagaaaaatggtaaattgtttgcccttatcattttaatgcataaaatcctgtaatgtggcttcaacatgcataataaagcaagttctagaataaacaaactaggattgatattcacataacaaaaataattagagcaaagtggttgctcataggctcaaatcctcacaaaattggtaaatttgccatc contains:
- the LOC127902642 gene encoding disease resistance protein RPP8-like — translated: MPGMEKESRANVKRYIIWENLIDFFSLEYSYIYLQSFLNHSSESDHLNPKDCENFFKWFKYLRVLSMGSAVLDQYPPGLENSFLLKYLKLNIPSLKCLPSLLCTLLNLETLEMPSSYIDQSPEDIWMMQKLMHLNFGSITLPAPPKNYSSSLKNLIFISALNPSSCTPDILGRLPSVQTLRISGDLSCYQSGVSKSLCELHKLECLKLVNESKPSRIVLSEYQFPPSLIQLSLSNTELMEDPMPILENLPCLRVLKLKQNSYLGRKLACVGLSSFSELKVLHLKSMYWLDEWTMGAGAMPKLESLIVNPCAYLRKLPEELWCIKSLRKLDLHWPETQLRQGLQTFEDMEWRYDIQLYPYGI